In Actinomadura luteofluorescens, the sequence GCCTTCACCTCGGCGACATGCCGTGCGAATCTTTCGGCCATCTCCGCGCGTTCGCCGAACTCCCCGCCGATCTCACGTTGCCACGTCGTCCGCTGGACGCGGTCGAGGACCTGGGCTTGGGGGTCGGGGCGGCGGGGGCCTCGCCAGCTCAGCACCCGCACCAGGAGCGGCGGCCTGGCGAGCACGGCGGACATGGTCTGCGCGGCGCTGTCGTACCAGCGTTGCGGGTCGCGGACGGTGAGCACCACCTTGGCGTCCGGGAACGCGTCGACGATGTCGCGCCAGAACGCGTTGCCCGGCGAGCCGACGGAGCAGCCGTAGCCCGCGAACACCTTTCCCCAGTCCACCGTCCGCCCGTCCATCGCGGCGGCCCAGTCGGCGGCCCGTTCAGGCTCGGCGTTGAGGACGCGCATGTTGTAGCAGGGGCCGTACCCGAGCCGGTCGAGGGCCAGCGCGAGGGAAGTCGTCCCCGTTCGGAGGAAACCGACGCCGATGACCTGCACGCGAACTCTCCTCAGGATGAAGTGGATGACGTTTCAGGTCGTACGGCGGGCGACCAGAGTGCCGGGGTCCTCGCCGTCGGCGACGGGGTGGAGGGCGGTTCCGGCCATCGGGGTCAGCCCGGCCGCCGCCAGGTCGGCGATGACGGCGTCCGGCCGGTGCAGGTAGTGGGCGCGTTCCACCACTTCGGTCGCCACCAGATCGCCTTGGTGGTACGTGCGGTAGACGAACCGCAGGTGCGCCTGGTCGTCGCCGTCGGGCCGCGCCTCGCACGACATCTCGTACCGGCAGTCGCCGAGGGTGGCCTCGTCGGTGACGTGCTCGGGCCAGTCCGGTACGGGTTCTGACAGCACCATGTCCATCGCCACCTCCCCGTCCTCGGCCAGATGCCCGGCGATCGCCTCGAACAGCGCGGGCCGTTCGGGGTGCGGCACGTGCTCCAGCACACCCGCCAGGTACACGAAGTCGAAGCGGCGGGCCAGGTCGAAGTGGGGCGCCGCGCGGTCGAGGACGGTGACGCGGGGACGCAGATGCGGGCGTTCGGCGAGCTTGGCCAGCAGCACCGCGCGCATGGTGGCGGATCGCTCCAGGCACAGGACGGTGGCGGCTCGCTCGGCCACGGCCAGCGTGATCCGGCCGGTGCCCGCGCCGATCTCCAGCGCGTGTCCACCCCGGGGTGCGCGGTCGGCGAAGAACCGGGGGTCGGGAAGGGCGTCCTCCCCGCGGGAGGCGCGGAAGAGGTCGTAGTAACCGGGCTGGAAGGCGTACGGGTCGGTGCCGAGCGGAGCGACCCGGGTGGACGAGGACATGCGAGTCACCTGCCTGTCTGGTCGGAACGAGGGCGCGTCGTCAGATGAACGTGCGTGGCCGGCGTCGTCAGCCGGCCTGTGTGGGTTGTGCCGGACGTGTCCACTCGCGCAGAGCGCGGCCGGCGCGTTCCCTGATCCGCACCTGGCCGGTGGACTCGACGGCGATGGTGCGTTCCTCGCTCCAGCCGCTGAGGCGGAACTCGCCCAGCCCGAGATGCACCAGGCCGAACGCGGGCTCACCGTCGATGGCAAGGACGAGCCGGTCCTCGTGCACGAGGATCGCGGCGTCGCTGTCGGGTCTGGCCTCGACCTCCTCCTCCGACCACTGCGCGAAGTCGCCCGGCAGCCGGAACCGGCAGCACAGCCGGTCGCGTTCGGACGCGGTGAGCGGCACCGGATCACGGGCGAACATCACCTCGCTCAGCGGCAGCAGCTCCAGGAACTCCTCCGGCAACAACCCGACGATCTCCCGGCTGACCAGGCAGTCGAGCACCATGTGCACCCGGGAGCGGTCGCCGCCGTTCGCCACGTAGTGCCTTCGGCCGAAGTCGCCGAACCACAACCGTCCCGCCGTCCAGTGCTCGGACACGCCGTCGATGACCACGACGGCGTCCGGGTTGGTGTCGATCGGCACGTGCAGCCGCAGGAGCCCGCGCTCGAACCCGTACTTGTAGTCGCGGTGCTCGTGCACGGTCGCGCCCGCGCCCAGGGCGATCAGCCGGACGCCCCGGACCGGCCCCGGCAGGGCGTCGATGACCTGGGCGAGGGCCGGAGCGTCGGCCAGCCACGGGGTGTCGGCGAAGTCGGTCAGGCCCGCGCCGCCCGGGTCGGTCCGTACCGGATCGCCGCCGACGCTGCGCAGCGGCAGGATGCGCCAGTCCACTCCGGACTCCGTGGCGGCGCCGTCCTGGCCGTAAGGGCGCTGGGCGCGCCACCGCTGGTGCCGCAGCCGGTCGAGGTCGGCGCGCAGCGCGTCGACATCGAAGCTGAGCCGCATCGGCGCCGACGGCGGGTAGGCGGCGGGCGGATCCGTCAGCGATTCGATGGCCTGGTGGTACGTCGTCATGGTCGCTGCTCCCGGGCGCCGGCGGGCAGGTCGGAGACGTCGAGGGCGAAGCGGCCCAAGGCCCACGCGATGGCGGGGACGTTCTCGCCGAGAGCCCGGCGGTCGAGGTTGCCGATCGTGTCGCACGGCTGGTGGTAGCAGGGGTCGTACAGCTGCCCGGCCGTCCCGCCGACCCGCGCCGCCTGCGCGGCGGTCTTGACCCCGAGGACGCCGCCGTTCAGGCCGCCGACCGGGATGCCCGCGGCCACGAACGGCTCGTGGTCGGAGCCGACGGCCCGCAGGTCGTGGCTCTCGTAGGGGAGTCCGGCGTGGTCGAAGTAGTCCTTGAAGACCTTCTCCGCGACCTGCGATCCCGCCGGCCCCGGCGGTGTGCCCGGCGGCTGCTCGCTCGCGTCCCCGTCGAGGACGAACCGCACCCCGTTCGGCGCGGCGATCAGTTCGAAGTTCAGGTAGAGCGCGATCTTGGCGCGCTCGGCCGCCGGCAGGGTGCGCACGTAGTAGTTGGAGCCGATGTCGATGAGCTCCTCGGCCCCCCACAGCGCGAACCGGACTTTGTGCCGCACCTCGTCCTGGTGGGGAGCCAGCCGCAGCGCGGTCGCCATCAGCGCGGCGGCCGCGGCGGCGTTGTCGTTGATGCCGGGTGCTTCGGTCACGCTGTCCAGGTGGGCGCCGGCCATGACGGTGCGGTCGTCGCCGCCGCGCGTCTCGGCGAACAGGTTGGTGGTGACTGCCGCGACCTCGTGCCCGCGCAGGTCGAGACGCAGCCGCACCTGGTCCCGCGAGGACTCCTGGGCGAGCTGTTCGGCCTCCGCTTGCGTGACGCTGGCCACCGGGATGGTGAACGCCTGCGGGTTGAACGCGTGCAGCCGGTAGATGTTGTTCGGGCTCGGCGTGGACAGGTAGATCAGCATCGCCCGCGCGCCGAGCTCGGCGGCGACGCGTTGCTGTGTCGTGTAGCCGCAGGATCCGCGCGCCACGAGCACGATGGATCCGGCGACGGGCAGCCCGTCGTAGTCGGCGGCGGAGCACCCGGCGGCGTCGCCCGTCGTGGCCCGGGGCACGACGAGGTGGGCGTCGAGACCGCCGGGCGGGGTGACGGGTGACCAGCGCATGACGAGCGCGCGCACCTGCCGGGCGGCGGGCGCGGTCACCGTCGCGCTCTCCGCGTCGACCCGGAAGTCGGTGTATGGCACCTGCTGCTGGTGGACGCGGTAGCCGGCGGCGGTGAGCACCTTGGCGGCGTAGCGCGCGGAGGCCTCGAACCCTGGTGTGCCGGCGGCGCGCACCCCGCCGTTCCGCGTGGCGATCCGGTCGAGGACGCGCAGGTGCCGCCACGCGTCGCCGCCACGGGTGGATCCCGCCAGCAGCCG encodes:
- a CDS encoding sulfotransferase family protein, with amino-acid sequence MQVIGVGFLRTGTTSLALALDRLGYGPCYNMRVLNAEPERAADWAAAMDGRTVDWGKVFAGYGCSVGSPGNAFWRDIVDAFPDAKVVLTVRDPQRWYDSAAQTMSAVLARPPLLVRVLSWRGPRRPDPQAQVLDRVQRTTWQREIGGEFGERAEMAERFARHVAEVKAYVPEDRLLVFEVKDGWAPLCAFLGQPVPDEPFPRENDAATFKRRQRQALKKRLRPRILATTAIATAAAVAWALHRKHHPSHPTEQPKDHRLSPSRRRSRRRAAAAWFSPFSAVPPSHSLPHLRVRRLGRFRWRSGFRGCVRSWR
- a CDS encoding class I SAM-dependent methyltransferase, coding for MSSSTRVAPLGTDPYAFQPGYYDLFRASRGEDALPDPRFFADRAPRGGHALEIGAGTGRITLAVAERAATVLCLERSATMRAVLLAKLAERPHLRPRVTVLDRAAPHFDLARRFDFVYLAGVLEHVPHPERPALFEAIAGHLAEDGEVAMDMVLSEPVPDWPEHVTDEATLGDCRYEMSCEARPDGDDQAHLRFVYRTYHQGDLVATEVVERAHYLHRPDAVIADLAAAGLTPMAGTALHPVADGEDPGTLVARRTT
- a CDS encoding aspartyl/asparaginyl beta-hydroxylase domain-containing protein, with product MTTYHQAIESLTDPPAAYPPSAPMRLSFDVDALRADLDRLRHQRWRAQRPYGQDGAATESGVDWRILPLRSVGGDPVRTDPGGAGLTDFADTPWLADAPALAQVIDALPGPVRGVRLIALGAGATVHEHRDYKYGFERGLLRLHVPIDTNPDAVVVIDGVSEHWTAGRLWFGDFGRRHYVANGGDRSRVHMVLDCLVSREIVGLLPEEFLELLPLSEVMFARDPVPLTASERDRLCCRFRLPGDFAQWSEEEVEARPDSDAAILVHEDRLVLAIDGEPAFGLVHLGLGEFRLSGWSEERTIAVESTGQVRIRERAGRALREWTRPAQPTQAG
- a CDS encoding M28 family peptidase: MWLARLLAGSTRGGDAWRHLRVLDRIATRNGGVRAAGTPGFEASARYAAKVLTAAGYRVHQQQVPYTDFRVDAESATVTAPAARQVRALVMRWSPVTPPGGLDAHLVVPRATTGDAAGCSAADYDGLPVAGSIVLVARGSCGYTTQQRVAAELGARAMLIYLSTPSPNNIYRLHAFNPQAFTIPVASVTQAEAEQLAQESSRDQVRLRLDLRGHEVAAVTTNLFAETRGGDDRTVMAGAHLDSVTEAPGINDNAAAAAALMATALRLAPHQDEVRHKVRFALWGAEELIDIGSNYYVRTLPAAERAKIALYLNFELIAAPNGVRFVLDGDASEQPPGTPPGPAGSQVAEKVFKDYFDHAGLPYESHDLRAVGSDHEPFVAAGIPVGGLNGGVLGVKTAAQAARVGGTAGQLYDPCYHQPCDTIGNLDRRALGENVPAIAWALGRFALDVSDLPAGAREQRP